AACCCCACACGGCTGAAGTTCATCCAGCAACTCCACGACGTCGACGTCCTGGTCCTGGATGACTTTCTCACCACACCTGTTGACGCCGCGACCGCGCACCAACTACTCAATATCCTCGCCGGGCGGGAACGCAAAGTCTCAACCATTGTGACCTCACAGTTCACCCCACACGAGTGGTACAAGTCCATCCCCGACGCCGTGATCTCCGAGTCAATCCTCAACCGACTCRTCTCCGGCGCCGAAATCATCACACTCGAAGGACCAAACATGCGCCTGACCACCAACGCATAACAACCGGCAACGCCTGAGTGAGATACCGCTACCGGGTACCCACTCAGGCGCTACCAGATACTCACCACACCGCTACCATTTCGGTCTTCTGAACAACCTTGGCTCAGTCGCAGGTTATCGCCTCGGTTGGCTCGCGGGGAGACTCCTACGACAACGCAATGGCAGAAGCGCTGAACTCCGTATTCAAAGCTGAACTCATCGACCGAAGGACCTGGCCGGCACTGCGAGATGTTCTCGTCGCGACCTCGACATGGGTCGGCTGGTACAACAACCGCCGCTTGCACTCGGCGCTGGGATACCGCCCGCCCCGCCAGGCCCATCAGGAATACACCGCCGCGAACACCCAAGCGGCCTAATCGACAACAATAGGACCCTCTACAAAACTCGGGGCTTGACATAAATGACGCTGGGTGACGGCTCTCGGAGTGGTTATACCTTGCTCGCAAGCAATCGGCCTGGCTCGGAACTTGTCACGGCTGCCGCGGCCGGTAAAGCAAAGAGCTGCTTCGATGATCCTCAGGTTCCGCTGCTAGAAAGACGACTTCCTCTCCGAATATTTCAATGCCCCGTTTCGCTTTCCTGTGCCCGGCCAGCACCCTACGGTTTCGTACCGCAGCGTGCATCGACTCAGCTGGGGTTTACACTCCCGACTGCCTTGGGCTTCGTACACATAACGCGGTGTGTTACTTAGCTGACCTCTATCTCGCCACCGACTCAGGCAATCGCAGCACCTGAGGCGTCCGATTCAGCGAGGACACACTCTACCAATTCAACAACACGCTGACCTAGCTTGAGAGCGTACTTCGAAGGCAGCTGTAGGTGCCATTCAGAGTATTTATCCTCCATTAACCTCAGAAAAATTGTCCTATAATACGATCTAGCAGTCATACGGTTTAGAACGCAACGATACCGAGTTAAGAACCTTTTCGGCGTTGTCGCTTGCTGCGCTTGTCCACGCGGCGCGCGGCCACCTGCGGCGCGGAGGCTCGCTTTGCCTCGCGCCTGGCCTCCTCCTCGGCGGCCTCCTCCTTGCCCATCTTGTCAAAGACGATGCGGGTTTGGAAGAAGGTCCAGACGTTGTTGGCCAGCATGTACATCAGCAGGCCGATGTGCCACATGAAGCCGGAGGCGAGGATCATGACCGGGAAGATCCACAGCGTCATCTTGTTCATCATCTGCATCTGGGTTTCCATCATCTGCGCGTTATCGCCGGTCGGGGCGCTGATCTTGCCCGAGGCACGACGCTCGTTCTGGCGGGTGACGGAGAGGCGGGCGTTGAGGTGGGTGAACACGGCGGACATAATCACCAGCGGCAAGCACACCGCGATGATGTTGACGCGGGTGAAGTCCAAGCCGGTGAAGGCGGCGAAAGCGCTTTCCGGCATGGCCATGTAGGCCGACAGCGGCACACCGAAGAAATCGGCGTCAAGAAAGGAGCGGACGTCTTCCGGGGAGAAGACGTAGTTCGCCGTGTTGCGGTTTTCCTCGACGCTCATGCCCAACGACCCGAGCCCGGTGCCGGTGCGGTTAAAGGACCGAAGGACATGCAAAAGGCCGAGGAAGACGGGGAACTGGACGATCGGCACGATGCAGGAGGCGAGCGGGTTCGCGCCCATCTCTTTGTAGAGCTTCTGGGTCTCCTGCGCCATCTTCTGCTGGTCGTTTTTGTACTTGGCGCGGATCTCCTGCATGCGTGGCTGCATCTCCTGCATCCGCCGCATCGTGCGCATCTGGTTCACCATCGGCTTGACCAGCAGGACGCGGATGGTGAAGGTCAGGAAGACGATGGCCAGGATCCACGAGATGCCGGAATCGGGCGAGAAGATGAATCCGAAGATTTTGTGCCAGAACCACAGCACTGCTGAGATCGGCCAATATACGAAGTTCAGCACTTGGCGTCGTTGCTCCTAGTCGGTAACGGGTGGGGTCGCGCTGCCCGGGACAGGGACGAGGTCGAAGCCGCCCGGATGCCAGGGCCCGCACTTGCAGACGCGCCCGACGGCGAGGAGGCTTCCCTTCACCGCCCCGTGGCGCGACACTGCTTCGAGCGCGTAAGCGCTGCACACAGGCATGAAGCGACACGTCCCTGCCATCTTAAGGGGTGAGACGTATTTTTGGTAAAGGCGCACCGCCCTCACCAGCAGTCGCGCCGCCGGCCCGGGGGCGGCGGGGATTTCTTGGCCGAGGACGTTGTAATAGGCCATTACGGTTTCTTGGTGGATTGTTTCTTCAGGGCCCGCGCCAACGCCGAGCGGTAGTCGCGCGCCAGCTCCCCGCTCGTCGCGGTCGCGGCGGCAGGCAGCACCCGCACCACGACGTCGTGGGCCCGCTCAAGCATGTCGACGTCCCCGCGGCACACATGACGCAGCTTGCGCGACACCGCGTGCCGCGTCACCGCGTTGCCCACCTGCTTGGACACGATCAGCCCGAACCGAGGCCCGCCTGTGATGGCGAGGTCGGTCCGGGCTGTGACGTGGACCACGAGCGTCGCCGACCCCGCGCGCGTGCCTTTCCTCATCGCGCGGCGAAAGTCCGCGGAGGAGGTGAGCTTGTGGTGCGTGGGAAGCACGATCGGGTGGCCCGTCGTTGTCGCTGCCGCGTGGATACGAACTACGCAACTACGCGGTGAGCTTCGCGCGGCCCTTGCGGCGGCGCGCGGAGACGATGGCGCGGCCGGCGCGGGTGCGCATACGGGTGCGGAAGCCGTGCTTGCGGGCGCGGCGACGGTTGTTCGGCTGGTAAGTCCGCTTCGACATGGAGACTCCTTGTACTGTGCTGTTTGCCCAGCGCCGTCGGGGCAAGGCCCGGTGGCACTGTGCGACGGCCAGCGGCGACGCGCTCGTGCGCGTGCGACCTCCCGGGGTAGAGACCGTCCCGGTATGAAAACTTCGTGCGAGCTGCGGGCGCTCCGTGACCGTTCCCGGGGCGTTTCCCGAGGGGTCGGCGGTGCTCCACGCGTGCAACTCCTGCGCTGACTCGCCCTAGGGCGGCCCGGTGCACCGCGCGGGTGTTGCTCTCACGCACACCGGCGCAGCGTGGGGGGCGGGGTCATGTACCCGGCTGCCTCGCTGCTCGATGTGACAGACCCCATCAGGTTACGTGAGTT
This is a stretch of genomic DNA from Corynebacterium auris. It encodes these proteins:
- the rpmH gene encoding 50S ribosomal protein L34 gives rise to the protein MSKRTYQPNNRRRARKHGFRTRMRTRAGRAIVSARRRKGRAKLTA
- the yidD gene encoding membrane protein insertion efficiency factor YidD, which codes for MAYYNVLGQEIPAAPGPAARLLVRAVRLYQKYVSPLKMAGTCRFMPVCSAYALEAVSRHGAVKGSLLAVGRVCKCGPWHPGGFDLVPVPGSATPPVTD
- a CDS encoding integrase core domain-containing protein, whose protein sequence is MAEALNSVFKAELIDRRTWPALRDVLVATSTWVGWYNNRRLHSALGYRPPRQAHQEYTAANTQAA
- the yidC gene encoding membrane protein insertase YidC — encoded protein: MLNFVYWPISAVLWFWHKIFGFIFSPDSGISWILAIVFLTFTIRVLLVKPMVNQMRTMRRMQEMQPRMQEIRAKYKNDQQKMAQETQKLYKEMGANPLASCIVPIVQFPVFLGLLHVLRSFNRTGTGLGSLGMSVEENRNTANYVFSPEDVRSFLDADFFGVPLSAYMAMPESAFAAFTGLDFTRVNIIAVCLPLVIMSAVFTHLNARLSVTRQNERRASGKISAPTGDNAQMMETQMQMMNKMTLWIFPVMILASGFMWHIGLLMYMLANNVWTFFQTRIVFDKMGKEEAAEEEARREAKRASAPQVAARRVDKRSKRQRRKGS
- the rnpA gene encoding ribonuclease P protein component, encoding MLPTHHKLTSSADFRRAMRKGTRAGSATLVVHVTARTDLAITGGPRFGLIVSKQVGNAVTRHAVSRKLRHVCRGDVDMLERAHDVVVRVLPAAATATSGELARDYRSALARALKKQSTKKP